One Coleofasciculus sp. FACHB-1120 genomic window carries:
- a CDS encoding 3'-5' exonuclease: MAKRLDQILVVDIESTCWEGNPPTGQETEIIEMGICPIDIATGERLEKESILVKPERSRVSEFCTNLTTLTQAQVNLGISFESACSILKKKYLSKDRVWASYGDYDRRQFEKQCQSCHISYPFGTRHINIKTLFGIIHALPYEIGMDMALELLNLPLEGTHHRGGDDAWNIAGIFSELILQKRINVTLSST; encoded by the coding sequence ATGGCTAAGAGATTAGACCAAATCCTTGTGGTTGATATTGAATCAACTTGCTGGGAAGGAAACCCACCCACTGGACAAGAAACCGAAATCATCGAAATGGGGATTTGTCCAATTGATATTGCTACGGGAGAGCGTTTGGAAAAAGAAAGTATCCTCGTAAAACCCGAACGTTCCCGAGTTAGTGAATTTTGCACCAATCTCACCACATTAACCCAAGCACAAGTTAATTTAGGTATTTCTTTTGAATCTGCCTGTTCAATTTTAAAGAAAAAATATTTATCCAAAGATAGAGTTTGGGCAAGCTACGGCGACTACGACCGACGACAATTTGAAAAACAATGTCAATCTTGCCATATCAGTTATCCTTTCGGAACCCGACATATCAATATCAAAACCCTTTTTGGGATTATTCATGCCTTGCCATATGAAATTGGTATGGATATGGCATTAGAATTACTGAATCTTCCCCTTGAAGGAACTCACCATAGAGGCGGAGACGATGCTTGGAATATAGCCGGGATTTTCTCGGAATTGATATTACAAAAAAGAATCAATGTAACGCTAAGTTCAACTTAA
- the murF gene encoding UDP-N-acetylmuramoyl-tripeptide--D-alanyl-D-alanine ligase, whose product MPCHILLSQIAQIIAATPINLSDVELARYVAGITTDTRSLKPGEIFVALRGDKFDGHEFVETALEKGAIAAITDHPLPGPIPHLYLEDTLKAYQTIAHWWRLQFDIPVIAVTGSVGKTTTKELIAAVLSTKGDILKTQANYNNEIGVPKTLLELSSMHNYAVIEMAMRARGEIALLTQIAHPSVAVITNVGTAHIGRLGSEEAIAQAKCELLAEMPSTSIAVLNHDNRLLMETAATVWQGQTITYGLEGGDLRGELIDNETLCVEGVHLPLPLPGRHNASNFLAALAVAKVLQVDWKSLTAGLSVNLPSGRAQRYDLPNDVAILDETYNAGLESMLAALQLLAQTPGKRHIAVLGTMKELGERSPQFHFAVGEAARRLNLDALLVLVDDKEAEAIALGAAPLPAECFSTHQAVVERLKEMVQEGDRILFKASHSVALSRVVNQLRAELTN is encoded by the coding sequence ATGCCTTGTCACATACTCCTCTCTCAAATAGCCCAAATCATAGCGGCGACACCAATAAATCTGTCTGACGTCGAATTGGCGAGATATGTTGCAGGAATTACAACCGACACACGCAGCCTGAAGCCAGGGGAAATTTTCGTAGCGCTGCGCGGGGACAAGTTTGACGGGCATGAGTTTGTGGAAACGGCTCTCGAAAAAGGAGCGATCGCAGCCATTACCGATCACCCGTTGCCGGGGCCTATCCCGCATTTGTACTTAGAAGATACCTTAAAGGCATATCAGACAATCGCGCATTGGTGGCGCTTGCAGTTCGACATCCCCGTAATCGCGGTAACTGGCTCCGTAGGTAAAACCACTACCAAGGAATTAATCGCAGCAGTTTTGTCAACAAAGGGAGACATTCTTAAAACTCAGGCAAATTACAACAACGAAATCGGTGTTCCCAAAACACTATTAGAACTTTCATCAATGCATAACTATGCTGTGATTGAAATGGCAATGCGTGCTAGGGGTGAGATTGCGCTATTAACACAAATTGCACATCCTTCTGTAGCGGTAATTACGAATGTGGGAACCGCGCATATTGGGCGGCTGGGTTCTGAGGAAGCGATCGCGCAAGCGAAATGCGAATTACTTGCCGAAATGCCTTCCACTAGCATCGCGGTTCTGAATCACGACAACCGCTTGTTAATGGAAACTGCGGCAACAGTTTGGCAAGGGCAAACCATTACCTACGGCTTGGAAGGGGGAGATTTGCGCGGGGAATTGATTGATAACGAGACATTGTGCGTCGAAGGAGTTCATCTGCCGTTACCACTACCGGGGCGTCATAATGCATCTAATTTTCTGGCAGCCTTGGCGGTAGCTAAAGTTCTCCAGGTTGACTGGAAATCGTTAACCGCCGGTTTGTCGGTGAATCTCCCTTCTGGAAGGGCGCAGCGCTACGATTTGCCCAACGATGTTGCCATTTTGGATGAAACTTACAATGCTGGACTAGAGTCAATGCTGGCGGCGCTGCAATTGTTGGCACAAACGCCAGGAAAAAGGCATATTGCGGTTCTGGGGACGATGAAGGAATTGGGAGAGCGATCGCCCCAATTCCACTTTGCAGTTGGAGAAGCGGCGCGGCGGTTGAATCTAGACGCTTTGCTGGTGTTGGTAGATGACAAAGAAGCCGAAGCGATCGCTCTGGGTGCTGCTCCTTTACCCGCTGAGTGCTTTTCGACGCATCAGGCTGTGGTAGAGCGTTTGAAAGAAATGGTGCAAGAAGGCGATCGCATCCTCTTCAAAGCCTCCCATTCAGTAGCCCTAAGCCGAGTTGTCAATCAACTTCGCGCCGAATTGACCAACTAA
- a CDS encoding RNA-binding protein produces the protein MSIYVGNLSYEVTQDDLTSVFTEYGTVKRVQLPTDRETGRMRGFGFVEMGTDAEEEAAIEALDGAEWMGRTLKVNKAKPREDRGGGRSPGGRDGQGGGNFSSRRY, from the coding sequence GTGTCGATATATGTAGGAAACCTATCCTACGAAGTTACGCAAGACGATCTTACCTCTGTCTTTACAGAGTACGGAACTGTTAAACGAGTTCAGCTGCCTACAGATCGAGAAACGGGGCGTATGCGTGGCTTTGGATTTGTGGAAATGGGAACGGATGCTGAAGAAGAAGCGGCGATTGAAGCCCTCGATGGAGCAGAGTGGATGGGTCGCACCCTCAAAGTTAATAAAGCCAAACCCCGTGAAGATAGGGGTGGAGGTCGCAGTCCGGGAGGCCGGGATGGCCAGGGAGGAGGAAACTTTTCTTCCCGACGCTATTAA
- the rpsU gene encoding 30S ribosomal protein S21, producing MTQVVLGENEGIESALRRFKRQVSKAGILADFRYRRHFETPIEKRKRKATAARRKKRRFG from the coding sequence ATGACCCAAGTGGTTTTAGGCGAAAATGAGGGAATAGAATCAGCTTTGCGCCGTTTCAAGCGGCAAGTATCCAAGGCTGGAATCTTAGCAGATTTTAGATATCGGCGGCATTTTGAAACTCCCATAGAGAAGCGCAAGCGTAAGGCAACTGCCGCCCGCCGCAAGAAAAGACGTTTTGGGTAA
- the pth gene encoding aminoacyl-tRNA hydrolase has product MDNQKMTTDNGKATSTLVIPQLIVGLGNPEPKYEKTRHNIGFEVIDALARSWQISKSENRKFQGEFGEGRGLHGDKVRLLKPLTYMNLSGQAIRAVTDWYKLPPESVLVIYDDMDLPLGKIRLRLSGSAGGHNGMKSAIAHLGTQNFPRLRIGIGKTKVEQDTVSHVLGRFSPDESKALADVMQLVVEAVELSLKQGFEKSMSLYNSRSVMANKESKEAP; this is encoded by the coding sequence ATGGACAATCAAAAAATGACCACTGACAACGGAAAGGCAACATCTACTTTAGTGATTCCCCAGCTAATCGTTGGTTTGGGGAATCCAGAACCCAAATACGAAAAGACGCGACACAACATCGGGTTTGAAGTGATTGATGCCTTAGCGCGTTCCTGGCAAATTTCCAAGAGTGAAAATCGCAAGTTCCAGGGGGAGTTTGGGGAGGGACGCGGACTACACGGAGACAAGGTGCGGTTGCTCAAACCCCTTACTTATATGAATCTCTCCGGACAGGCGATTCGCGCGGTGACGGATTGGTATAAACTGCCGCCAGAGTCTGTCCTAGTAATTTATGACGATATGGATTTGCCGCTAGGAAAGATTCGCTTGCGTCTTTCTGGTTCGGCTGGGGGACATAATGGGATGAAGTCTGCGATCGCTCATCTCGGTACTCAAAATTTCCCTCGATTGCGGATTGGCATCGGCAAAACCAAAGTAGAACAGGACACGGTTTCCCACGTCTTAGGTCGGTTTTCCCCTGATGAAAGTAAAGCTTTGGCTGATGTCATGCAACTCGTGGTTGAAGCGGTCGAGTTGAGCCTCAAACAAGGGTTTGAGAAATCTATGAGTCTTTACAATAGCCGTAGTGTTATGGCAAATAAAGAATCTAAGGAAGCGCCCTAG
- the hemJ gene encoding protoporphyrinogen oxidase HemJ — protein sequence MAYSWFKAFHIVGFVVWFAGLFYLVRLFIYHVEASEQPEPAQTILKNQYQIMEKRLYSIITTPGMIVTVAMAIGLVSTETEVLQESWLHIKLSLVAVLIGYHHYCGRLIKQLAEDRCTWNSQQLRALNEAPTLLLVVIVLLAVFKNSLPTDITTWLVVGLIVTMAATIQLYAKKRKRDQEKLIASVPQEEAQQVI from the coding sequence ATGGCTTATTCCTGGTTTAAGGCTTTTCACATTGTCGGCTTTGTGGTTTGGTTTGCAGGCTTGTTCTACCTGGTACGTTTATTTATCTATCACGTAGAGGCTTCAGAGCAGCCAGAACCTGCCCAAACGATTCTGAAGAATCAGTATCAGATTATGGAAAAACGCCTTTATAGCATCATCACGACACCGGGCATGATTGTGACGGTAGCGATGGCAATTGGTCTGGTCAGTACTGAGACTGAAGTGCTACAAGAGAGTTGGTTGCATATCAAACTCAGTCTGGTAGCTGTTTTGATTGGCTACCATCATTACTGTGGTCGTCTCATCAAACAGTTAGCCGAAGACCGATGCACCTGGAATAGTCAGCAGTTACGCGCTTTGAATGAAGCGCCGACGTTACTTTTAGTGGTGATTGTTTTGCTAGCTGTGTTTAAGAATAGCCTACCTACAGACATTACCACTTGGCTCGTTGTTGGGCTGATTGTGACGATGGCAGCGACCATTCAGCTTTATGCGAAAAAGCGTAAGCGCGACCAAGAAAAACTCATAGCTTCTGTTCCCCAAGAAGAGGCTCAACAAGTAATCTGA
- a CDS encoding DUF2811 domain-containing protein — translation MNTNISILAEIPEDLHESLKNYLETHPDWDQDRVFAAALSLFLLQNGNGSTPEASRSYRKAARVYLETLFQHSV, via the coding sequence ATGAACACAAATATCAGTATCTTGGCAGAAATTCCCGAAGACCTACACGAATCTCTCAAAAATTACCTAGAAACTCATCCCGATTGGGATCAAGACCGGGTATTTGCCGCAGCGCTGTCGCTGTTCTTGCTGCAAAATGGTAATGGCAGCACCCCAGAAGCTTCGCGGAGTTATCGCAAAGCAGCACGGGTCTATCTGGAAACTCTCTTCCAGCACTCAGTTTGA
- a CDS encoding HD family phosphohydrolase, translating into MTVSPCQIITAKSQVWLPDIKEPAELIEQLLAIGTALSSSHNLKELLNLILSKSREITCSDAGSVYLVERSSGTPKLVFKVAQNDSQCSDSFREFSMPLTPKSLAGYVALTGESLNLPDAYNLPLDVPYQLDRSFDSSIPYHTRSVLVLPMQDGEGEIIGVLQLINRKVSRDAIIAPENVLDVTQPYSAWEERVVRSLASQAAISIERNQLQESIENLFEGFVKASVQIIETRDPTTSGHSERVANLVVRLSQEASTITTGALRSIYFNERQIQEIRYAALLHDFGKVSTPEAILGKQKKLYPSQVEVIRNRFAVAQRTLEMECAQTKFKYLLEHPSHQHKDSQVVCSHCQQLQQLDSQLEDAIAQLNEYWHLLLEANEPHILAQELPERLQEISSYTYQDVDGQIKPLLSPTEMAQLMVPQGNLTNEERLIIQAHVTHTFEFLNRLPWTKHLKDVPVIAAGHHEKLDGSGYPQGLKQEAIPIQSQILTIADIYDALTASDRPYKRRLPVETALKILKAEAAKNKINSDLVTLFEQRQVFAALGHSLSVPAHSAD; encoded by the coding sequence ATGACTGTCTCCCCTTGCCAGATAATCACAGCGAAGAGCCAAGTGTGGCTTCCGGACATCAAAGAGCCAGCAGAACTTATTGAGCAACTTTTGGCAATCGGGACAGCGCTTTCGAGCAGTCATAATTTAAAAGAATTACTGAATCTGATTTTATCGAAGAGTCGGGAAATTACTTGTAGCGATGCGGGGAGTGTTTATTTAGTAGAGCGAAGTAGTGGCACTCCCAAGTTGGTGTTTAAGGTCGCGCAAAATGATTCTCAATGCAGCGATTCCTTTCGAGAGTTTTCGATGCCATTGACTCCGAAAAGTCTGGCAGGGTATGTGGCGCTGACAGGTGAAAGCCTAAATTTGCCAGATGCTTATAATTTACCCCTGGATGTTCCCTACCAGTTGGATCGCAGTTTTGACAGCTCGATTCCTTACCATACTCGCTCCGTCTTAGTGCTACCCATGCAAGACGGTGAAGGGGAAATTATTGGGGTGCTTCAGCTAATTAATCGCAAGGTGAGTCGTGATGCAATCATCGCGCCTGAGAATGTGCTGGATGTTACCCAGCCTTATTCTGCTTGGGAAGAGCGAGTTGTGCGATCGCTGGCTTCTCAGGCGGCGATCTCGATCGAACGCAATCAGCTACAAGAAAGCATTGAAAATCTATTTGAAGGCTTTGTTAAAGCTTCTGTCCAGATTATTGAAACGCGAGATCCCACAACCTCTGGGCATTCTGAACGAGTTGCCAACTTAGTGGTGCGTCTGTCGCAGGAAGCTAGTACAATTACCACCGGAGCATTGCGGTCGATTTATTTTAACGAACGCCAAATTCAAGAAATTCGCTACGCCGCACTGTTACATGATTTTGGCAAAGTCAGTACACCCGAAGCCATTTTGGGAAAGCAGAAAAAACTCTACCCATCTCAGGTAGAAGTGATTCGTAACCGCTTTGCGGTGGCTCAACGAACTCTGGAAATGGAATGCGCCCAGACTAAATTTAAGTATTTACTGGAGCATCCCAGCCACCAACATAAAGATTCCCAAGTCGTCTGTTCCCATTGCCAGCAGCTACAACAATTAGATAGCCAATTAGAGGATGCGATCGCTCAACTCAATGAATATTGGCATCTTCTACTAGAGGCGAACGAACCCCACATTCTCGCCCAAGAGCTTCCAGAAAGACTCCAAGAGATATCTAGCTACACGTATCAAGATGTGGATGGGCAGATCAAGCCTCTCCTCTCACCGACAGAGATGGCTCAGCTGATGGTGCCACAAGGCAACCTGACAAACGAAGAGCGTTTAATCATCCAAGCGCACGTCACCCACACCTTTGAATTTCTCAACCGACTACCCTGGACGAAACACCTCAAAGATGTTCCCGTGATTGCCGCAGGGCATCACGAAAAACTCGATGGTAGTGGCTACCCTCAAGGCTTGAAACAGGAAGCCATTCCTATTCAGTCTCAAATCTTGACAATTGCGGATATTTATGACGCTCTGACTGCAAGCGATCGCCCCTATAAGCGCCGCTTGCCCGTAGAAACCGCCCTGAAAATCCTCAAAGCAGAAGCCGCCAAAAACAAAATCAACAGCGACCTCGTGACCCTATTTGAGCAACGCCAAGTCTTTGCTGCTTTAGGACATTCCCTCTCAGTTCCAGCTCATTCAGCCGACTGA
- a CDS encoding DUF3082 domain-containing protein produces MNNPNTTPNPPVPVQTPTSPLRCLSGALIAGAMATGCYFLTTSIAQSFAAKPIHSDNVTTINIAIAVRTLVVGVSTLATSIFALVAVGLVALAIQIVFQRLTNRTPPPSQN; encoded by the coding sequence ATGAATAATCCGAACACCACACCTAACCCACCAGTCCCAGTTCAAACGCCCACGAGTCCTCTGCGCTGTTTGAGTGGTGCGTTGATCGCAGGAGCAATGGCAACGGGTTGTTATTTCCTGACCACTTCAATTGCTCAAAGCTTTGCCGCCAAGCCCATCCACTCAGATAATGTAACGACCATCAATATTGCGATCGCTGTTCGCACCCTCGTTGTAGGCGTCAGCACGCTGGCAACCTCCATCTTTGCCTTAGTGGCGGTTGGTCTAGTCGCCTTAGCGATCCAAATCGTCTTTCAACGCTTGACGAATCGCACGCCTCCACCCAGTCAAAATTAG